In Candidatus Pantoea floridensis, the genomic window AGGGTTAATTCGCTGTAGCGCGCCACGTCTTTGATCTCATGACCATTCACGCGGTACGGCACGGTATTTAGGACGCTATTTTCTTTCACCACGCCACGCTGTAAAGCCGTCATCACCACCATCGGTTTCACGGTGGAACCCGGTTCGAAAATATCGGTGATGGCGCGGTTACGCATGACATCTTTCGGCGTGTTGCTGAGATTATTCGGGTTATAAGCGGGGCTATTTGCCATTGCCAGCACTTCACCGGTGTTCACATCCACCAGCACCGCAGTGCCCGACTCCGCTTTGTTGAAGGCCACGGCGTTATTCAGTTCGCGGTAAACCAGCGCTTGTAGACGTTCATCAATGCTCAGCGTCAGGTTATGTGCCGCACGGCTATCAACCGAGGAGATATCTTCGATTACGCGGCCGTTGCGGTCTTTACGCACAGTACGTTCGCCTGGTGCGCCAGTCAGCCATTTGTCGAAGCTCTTTTCGATGCCTTCGATGCCCTGGCCATCGATGTTGGTGAAACCAATCAGGTGCGCGGTAACCTGGCCCGCGGGATAATAACGACGCGACTCTTCACGCAGATAAATGCCCGGCAGTTTAAGTTTTTTTACGTACTCGCCAATCGCTGGATTTACCTGACGCGCCAGATATACAAAGCGTCCTTTTGGGTTGGCGTTAACTCGGGATGCGAGCTGATCCAGTGGAATCGATAAGGCATCAGACAGGGCTTTCCAGCGACCATCCAGTGATACACCGCCGTGCTCATGAAGCTCTTTGGGATCGGCCCAGATCGCATTTACCGGCACGCTTACCGCCAGCGGACGTCCCGCTCGATCGCTGATCATGCCGCGCGCTGTGGGCACCGCCTGAACGCGCAGCGAACGTAAATCGCCCTCTTTAACCAGTTTATCGGGGTTGATCACCTGCAGCCACGCTACGCGCGACAGCAGTCCGCCCAGCGCCAGTAAAATGCAACCGCACAGTAACGCAAAACGCCAGCTTACAAAGCTGGCCTTATCTTCTTGTTTTTTTAACTTCAGCGTTTTGCCTGCGCCACTCATTGAGTTCTGCGATTCCTTATTTCTGCACCACAATATTTTCCTGTGAAGGATCAACATGCTGCATTTGCAGTTTATCGGTTGCTATCCGCTCTACCCGGCTATGATCGCCGAGCGCGTTTTCTTCAAGAATCAGGTTGCGCCATTCGATATCAAGCGCGTCACGCTCCAGCACCAGCTGTTCACGTTGCGCCGTCAGCAGACGCGTTTTATGCGTAGTCGTCACAACCAAGACTGAGGAGACCAGCACGGCCACCAACAGCAGCACCGGTATCTTGCCAAATCGCAGCAGGTCCCCCCCGATGACGCCCGGTAAGCTATGGCGCTCGTTGCCGATCATGACGCGGTTCGCTCCGCGATACGCAATACCGAACTGCGCGCTCGTGGGTTTTCGTTCACTTCGGCTTCGCCGGGGATCAGCTTGCCAAGCGTTTTCAATTCACGGCCGCCCAAGGCTTTAAGCTGCGCTTCAGTCATTGGGATCCCGGCCGGCACCTGCGGACCACGGCTCTGATCGCGCATAAAACGCTTCACTAAGCGATCTTCCAGCGAATGGAAACTGATGATCGATAATCTACCGCCGGGAGCAAGAACTGATAATGCGCCCTTCAACGCGGTATCGATCTCTTCCAGCTCGCTGTTGATCCAGATACGAATCGCCTGGAAGGTACGCGTCGCCGGATGCTTGAACTTGTCTTTCACCGGCATTGCCGCAGCGATAACCGTGGCCAGTTCTTTGGTGCGCGTCATTGGCTGTTCACGATTGCGCTCAACGATGGCGCGCGCGATACGTTTACCAAAACGCTCTTCACCGTAGGTTTTAATCACGAAGGCGATATCGGCCTCTTCAGCGCTCATTAGCCACTCTGCTGCCGACTGCCCACGCGTGGGGTCCATGCGCATATCCAGTGGTCCATCACGCATGAAGGAGAAGCCACGTTCGGCATCATCCAGCTGCGGTGAAGAGACGCCAAGATCAAGCAAAACGCCATCGATCTTGCCCGTCAGCCCGCGTGCTTCGACATACTCCGCCAGCGCCGAAAATGGCCCATGAACGATCGAAAAACGGGGATCTTTTATCTCAGCGGCTGCGGCTATCGCTTGCGGATCGCGATCAATCGCTATCAATTGCCCTTTCTCGCCAAGCTGCGAAAGGATTAAGCGCGAGTGACCGCCGCGACCAAAAGTGCCGTCAATATAAATGCCGTCTTCCCTGATATTGAGGCCGTTAACCGCCTCATCCAGCAGCACTGTGGTGTGTTTAAAATTTTCCTGCATAGCTATAGCGACAAGTCCTGCAACCGCTCAGATAAAGGCTCCTGAGCCGACTGTTCTGTGTCAATATCATCCTTAACTTGTTGATACCAGGTCTGTTCATCCCACAGCTCAAACTTGTTGAACTGTCCAACCAGCATCACTTCTTTGCTCAGGCCTGCATGTTGTCGCAGCGTATTCGCCAACAACAAACGGCCCGCATTATCCATCTGACACTCACTAGCATGTCCTAACAGCAATCGCTGCACGCGACGCTCGCTGGGATTCATGCTGGATAAGCGAGAGAGCTTTTTCTCAATAATTTCCCATTCGGGCAGGGTATAAAGCAGCAGGCATGGCTGGTGGAGGTCAATGGTGCATACCATTTGCCCCTGAGACTCTGCGACAAGCAATTCACGATAGCGTGTTGGTACTGCTAATCGTCCTTTGCTGTCGAGATTGACTAACGTTGCTCCACGGAACATGCCAGCCTTACCCCTCAATCACCCGTTTTCACCACTTTATCCCACTTTTTACCACGAAACGAGTTTACGGAGCCGATGAAATCCTTGTCAAGCCGCAACGGCAAGTGAATATCACTATTTACATCGCGTGAAATTAATCCGGGAGGGAATAAAAGGGTAATAAGTAGAGAAATAAAAAATTAACCTGATGAATAGTTGAATAAATTTTTTCGCAATGTGAAAAGTGGCGAAAAATAAAACGCTGTCAGGCAAAAATATATTTGCCCCGTAATATGCGACAGCGGCTGCATTTTAGGGGATTTCTGAAAGGAAGCCCAGCACCATCACAACAGCTCTGCTAGCAGCTACTGCTGAATATGTAAACAAATACGAAAAGTCAGTGGGGATAAATTGTTAGATAGGGTGGCGATAATTTACGCTTTTTTACGCCTGGCGCATTTGAGCAAAATAGTTGTGAAGATAATAAAGCGCGGGCAGAGAACTGCCCACACTTTCATTTAGTGCGACGACTTAATTGTCCGCGGCGGAATAAATTACGGCGAATGCGCGTTAAACCCGGCTTCGGTTTCCGCGGCTCATCTAATGAGGCTAATACCAGCTCAAGAACTCTTTCCGCAACATCGCGGTGACGCTGCCCCACTGCCAGGACCGGGCATTCCAGGAAATCCAACAGTTCGTGGTCACCAAAGGTGGCAATCGCCAGATCGGTGGGTAAACGACCATCGCGCTTGAGCGTGATATCCATCACCCCTTGTAACAGGCCAAATGAGGTTGTGAATAGTGCGTCCGGCATCGGATGATCTTCGAGGTACTTTTCAAACAGCGTTGCCGCCGCAGCACGATCGAAGCTATTGCAGTAGATGTAATCGATTGGTCGCGCGTCATCCTTCCACGCATCGCGAAAGCCCAATTCACGCAAAAAACTGACCGACAGCTCCGGCAGCGCGCCAAGGAACAGCACATTTTTAACCGGAAGCTGACGCAATTCAGCGGCCAGCATCTGCGCATCATCCTGATCGGCACCCACAACACTGGTGAAGTGCTCACGGTCCAGCGCGCGGTCCAGCGCGATAATTGGCAAAGGATCGTTAATCCAGCGCTGATAGAACGGATGCTCAGGCGGCAGCGAGGTGGAAACAATGATGGCGTCCACCTGGCGCTGCAATAGATGCTCGATACAGCGCATTTCGTTATCTGGCTGATCTTCCGAGCAGGCAATCAACAGTTGATAACCACGTTGACGCGCCTGACGCTCAAGATAGTTAGCGATACGCGTATAACTGGTATTTTCCAAATCAGGGATCACCAGGCCAATTGAGCGCGTGCGTCCGGCGCGAAGGCCTGCCGCGACGGCATTGGGGTGATAATTGTGTTCACGCACCACCGCCATGACTTTCTCGACGGTTTTTTCGCTGACACGATACTGCCGCGCTTTGCCATTGATTACGTAGCTGGCGGTGGTGCGCGACACGCCTGCCAGGCGCGCAATTTCATCCAGTTTCACGATGACACCTTAATTCTGATAAGCCAGCGCTGGCGAAAATATCCGCAGAGTAGCTAAGGATAAAACATTTGTAACATCTAACCGCAGAAAAGTACGCTGAGCAACCGCTTTTCTCCAGCATCTTGCCGAAGCGCATAAAATAAAAAAACCCGGCATTTCGCCGGGTTAGCACAGAATATGATGGTTACGGTGCGTTATTAGCGCATAACGCGATCGCCACGTGATACGCCAACGATTCCTGAACGTGCCACTTCAACAATTTCCGCCACGTCACGAACCGTGTTGAGAAACGCGTCGAGTTTATCGCTCGTTCCCGCTAGCTGAACCGTGTAAAGCGTTGGTGTGACGTCAATAATCTGCCCACGGAAAATCTCCGCACTGCGTTTCACCTCTTCACGACCGTAGCCGCTAGCCTGAATTTTCACCAGCATGATTTCGCGTTCAACATAGGCGCCCTGCCCCAGCTCGCTGACACGTAACACGTCAACCAGCTTGTGCAATTGCTTTTCGATCTGCTCCAGCACTTTCGCATCGCCAACCGTTTGGATGGTCATACGCGATAGCGTGGGGTCATCGGTGGGCGCCACGGTAAGACTTTCGATGTTATAGCCGCGTTGCGAGAAAAGCCCCACTACGCGGGACAATGCGCCGGATTCGTTTTCCAGCAGAACCGATAAAATACGACGCATAATTAAGTCCTCTCCGTTTTGCTCAACCACATCTCATCCATCGAACCACCGCGAATCTGCATCGGGTAAACGTGCTCGCTGCCGTCAATATTCACATCAACAAACACCAGACGCCCTTTCGCCAATGTATCCAGCGCCAGCTGCAGCTTCTCTTCCAGCTCAGCAGGATGATGAATCGCGATACCCACATGACCGTACGCTTCCGCCAGACGAACGAAGTCCGGTAGCGACTGCATGTAAGACTGAGAGTGGCGACCAGAGTAAATCATGTCCTGCCACTGCTTAACCATGCCGAGGAAGCCGTTGTTAAGGTTCAGCACCAGCACCGGCAAATCGTACTGCAGCGCAGTAGAGAGTTCCTGAATGTTCATCTGGATACTGCCATCGCCGGTCACGCAAATAACCGTTTCATCCGGCAGCGCCATCTTCACGCCCAGCGCAGCAGGCAGGCCGAAGCCCATGGTGCCCAGGCCGCCGGAGTTGATCCAACGACGTGGTTTGTCGAATTGGTAATAAAGCGCAGCGAACATCTGATGCTGGCCCACGTCGGAGGTGACGTAAGCTTCGCCTTTCGTCAGACGACAGATGGTTTCGATGACCGCCTGCGGTTTAATTTTGTCGCTGCTGCGATCAAATTCCAGGCATTTACGACTGCGCCAGCCTTCAATGGTTTGCCACCAATCGCGCAGGCTATCAAGCTCCTGCTTCGCATCGCTTTGTGCCAACAGTTCAAGCATTTGCGCCAGCGTCTGTTTCGCATCACCGACAATTGGAATATCTGCGCTGACGGTTTTTGAAATCGAGGTTGGATCAACGTCGATATGCATGATGGTGGCATTCGGGCAGTACTTCGCCAGGTTGTTGGTGGTGCGATCGTCGAAACGCACGCCAATCCCGAAAATCAGGTCAGCGTTATGCATGGTCATGTTAGCTTCGTAGGTGCCGTGCATACCAAGCATGCCAACGCTCTGACGATGTGTGCCGGGGAATACACCCAAGCCCATCAGCGACATGGTTACCGGTATATTGAGTTGCTCAGCCAGCTGCAGCAGCTCAGCTTCACAGCCGGACATAATCGCACCGCCGCCCGCGTAAATCACCGGCTTATGCGCCGCCAGCAATGTTTGCAGTGCGCGCTTAATCTGGCCTTTATGGCCCTGAATCGTTGGATTGTAAGAGCGCATGCTCACGGTTTCCGGCCAGACGTAAGGCAATTTATTAGCCGGATTGAGGATATCTTTTGGTAGATCGATAACCACCGGGCCCGGACGACCGCTCGCCGCCAGCCAGAAGGCCTTTTTCAGCACGGTTGGAATCTCTTCGGTGCTTTTTACCAGGAAGCTGTGCTTCACCACCGGGCGGGAGATGCCGACCATGTCGCACTCCTGGAACGCATCGTAGCCGATGAGCGAAGAAGGCACCTGACCCGACAGAATCACCATCGGGATAGAGTCCATATAGGCGGTTGCAATGCCGGTAATGGCATTGGTGGCGCCAGGACCCGAAGTTACCAGCACTACGCCCACTTCGCCGGTGGCGCGCGCCAGGCCATCGGCCATGTGCACCGCGCCTTGTTCATGACGGACCAATACGTGGTCAATTCCACCGACCGTTTGCAGTGCATCGTAAATATCGAGCACCGCTCCGCCCGGATAGCCGAATACCTGCTTAACGCCCTGATCGATTAACGAACGGACGACCATTTCGGCTCCTGACAACATCTCCATTTTCTGCCTCCAGGCTTGAGGGACTGAATCCACTGACGTTCGCGTTTCCCGCACGCCACTGATATCCGGCCCCCGCATACCAATTAAGATCAAAACCTTATGTTTATGCTCAGAAGACGGCGTTCATTTCCGCCTTCCAGGTACAGGGAATCTACTTGAGTTAATTCTTCTGAGAGTAGGTCGATTACCATAACCGCAGACAACCCGGCCTGCAAACGCCAGCACGCCACCTCACGTTCGATCCGGCAATAAAGGCACTGATGCGTGATTATCGCCTGCGAGGATTAAACTAATGCTTTGTCATAACCTCAGAGGAAAATGCTGGATTGGAGATTATTTGCAGCGTGATATAAGAAATATGATTTTCATATTACCTGGCCACTCAGGCCACAATCTTTTGGGATAATTACTTTCTGGCGTGATTAACTGGAAAATGCTTCGCTCACATCATATTCCTCTAAACAACAAGCTTTGTCCTGTTTTTACCACATCTTGCCCCAATCATTTAAAACGTTAAATAACAACAATTTAAAATAAATTCTATTTTATAAACGTTTGTTTAAGCTGCGGACTCTGCTTATCCAGCCGCTAATTAATGGCATTGCTCTGCTCAGCCGAAAAATCGCAGCACATCACCCTTTTGACTGCGCTAAAATACCCTTGCACTTGAGGTTGACTTCACTCGTCAATTCCAGTACCAATATGTGCAGCACACAATTTACGAGGTTTGAGTCATGTTTCATTCTTTCCGCCTACTCGGTCTA contains:
- a CDS encoding peptidoglycan glycosyltransferase FtsI yields the protein MSGAGKTLKLKKQEDKASFVSWRFALLCGCILLALGGLLSRVAWLQVINPDKLVKEGDLRSLRVQAVPTARGMISDRAGRPLAVSVPVNAIWADPKELHEHGGVSLDGRWKALSDALSIPLDQLASRVNANPKGRFVYLARQVNPAIGEYVKKLKLPGIYLREESRRYYPAGQVTAHLIGFTNIDGQGIEGIEKSFDKWLTGAPGERTVRKDRNGRVIEDISSVDSRAAHNLTLSIDERLQALVYRELNNAVAFNKAESGTAVLVDVNTGEVLAMANSPAYNPNNLSNTPKDVMRNRAITDIFEPGSTVKPMVVMTALQRGVVKENSVLNTVPYRVNGHEIKDVARYSELTLTGVLQKSSNVGVSRLALAMPSSALVDTYARFGLGKPTNLGLVGESSGLYPQKQRWSDIERATFSFGYGLMVTPLQLARVYATIGSYGINRPLSITKVDPPVAGERVFQEDLVRTVMHMMESVALPGGGGVKAAIKGYRIAIKTGTAKKVGPDGRYVNKYIAYTAGVAPASHPRFALVVVINDPQAGKYYGGAVSAPVFGAIMGGVLRTMNIEPDALPTVDKNELVKNRSEESSDRS
- the ftsL gene encoding cell division protein FtsL yields the protein MIGNERHSLPGVIGGDLLRFGKIPVLLLVAVLVSSVLVVTTTHKTRLLTAQREQLVLERDALDIEWRNLILEENALGDHSRVERIATDKLQMQHVDPSQENIVVQK
- the rsmH gene encoding 16S rRNA (cytosine(1402)-N(4))-methyltransferase RsmH, with the protein product MQENFKHTTVLLDEAVNGLNIREDGIYIDGTFGRGGHSRLILSQLGEKGQLIAIDRDPQAIAAAAEIKDPRFSIVHGPFSALAEYVEARGLTGKIDGVLLDLGVSSPQLDDAERGFSFMRDGPLDMRMDPTRGQSAAEWLMSAEEADIAFVIKTYGEERFGKRIARAIVERNREQPMTRTKELATVIAAAMPVKDKFKHPATRTFQAIRIWINSELEEIDTALKGALSVLAPGGRLSIISFHSLEDRLVKRFMRDQSRGPQVPAGIPMTEAQLKALGGRELKTLGKLIPGEAEVNENPRARSSVLRIAERTAS
- the mraZ gene encoding division/cell wall cluster transcriptional repressor MraZ: MFRGATLVNLDSKGRLAVPTRYRELLVAESQGQMVCTIDLHQPCLLLYTLPEWEIIEKKLSRLSSMNPSERRVQRLLLGHASECQMDNAGRLLLANTLRQHAGLSKEVMLVGQFNKFELWDEQTWYQQVKDDIDTEQSAQEPLSERLQDLSL
- the cra gene encoding catabolite repressor/activator — its product is MKLDEIARLAGVSRTTASYVINGKARQYRVSEKTVEKVMAVVREHNYHPNAVAAGLRAGRTRSIGLVIPDLENTSYTRIANYLERQARQRGYQLLIACSEDQPDNEMRCIEHLLQRQVDAIIVSTSLPPEHPFYQRWINDPLPIIALDRALDREHFTSVVGADQDDAQMLAAELRQLPVKNVLFLGALPELSVSFLRELGFRDAWKDDARPIDYIYCNSFDRAAAATLFEKYLEDHPMPDALFTTSFGLLQGVMDITLKRDGRLPTDLAIATFGDHELLDFLECPVLAVGQRHRDVAERVLELVLASLDEPRKPKPGLTRIRRNLFRRGQLSRRTK
- the ilvN gene encoding acetolactate synthase small subunit codes for the protein MRRILSVLLENESGALSRVVGLFSQRGYNIESLTVAPTDDPTLSRMTIQTVGDAKVLEQIEKQLHKLVDVLRVSELGQGAYVEREIMLVKIQASGYGREEVKRSAEIFRGQIIDVTPTLYTVQLAGTSDKLDAFLNTVRDVAEIVEVARSGIVGVSRGDRVMR
- the ilvI gene encoding acetolactate synthase 3 large subunit; the encoded protein is MEMLSGAEMVVRSLIDQGVKQVFGYPGGAVLDIYDALQTVGGIDHVLVRHEQGAVHMADGLARATGEVGVVLVTSGPGATNAITGIATAYMDSIPMVILSGQVPSSLIGYDAFQECDMVGISRPVVKHSFLVKSTEEIPTVLKKAFWLAASGRPGPVVIDLPKDILNPANKLPYVWPETVSMRSYNPTIQGHKGQIKRALQTLLAAHKPVIYAGGGAIMSGCEAELLQLAEQLNIPVTMSLMGLGVFPGTHRQSVGMLGMHGTYEANMTMHNADLIFGIGVRFDDRTTNNLAKYCPNATIMHIDVDPTSISKTVSADIPIVGDAKQTLAQMLELLAQSDAKQELDSLRDWWQTIEGWRSRKCLEFDRSSDKIKPQAVIETICRLTKGEAYVTSDVGQHQMFAALYYQFDKPRRWINSGGLGTMGFGLPAALGVKMALPDETVICVTGDGSIQMNIQELSTALQYDLPVLVLNLNNGFLGMVKQWQDMIYSGRHSQSYMQSLPDFVRLAEAYGHVGIAIHHPAELEEKLQLALDTLAKGRLVFVDVNIDGSEHVYPMQIRGGSMDEMWLSKTERT